One part of the Vitis riparia cultivar Riparia Gloire de Montpellier isolate 1030 chromosome 15, EGFV_Vit.rip_1.0, whole genome shotgun sequence genome encodes these proteins:
- the LOC117931745 gene encoding malate dehydrogenase-like isoform X2 — protein MAKDAVRVLVTGAAGQIGYALVPMIARGLMLGPDQPVILHMLDIEPAAEALNGVKMELIDAAFPLLRGVVATTDAIEACKDVNIAVMVGGFPRKEGMERKDVMKKNVSIYKAQASALEQHAAPNCKVLVVANPANTNALILKEFAPSIPEKNVTCLTRLDHNRALGQISEKLFVHVGDVKNAIIWGNHSSTQYPDVNHATVSTCNGEKPVRELIADDNWINTEFITTVQQRGAAIIKARKLSSALSAASSACDHIRDWVLGTPKGAWVSMGVYSDGSYGIQPGIIYSFPVTCEKGEWSIVQGLKIDEFSRGKMDATAKELMEEKALAYSCLN, from the exons ATGGCGAAAGATGCAGTTAGGGTTCTTGTCACCGGGGCTGCTG GGCAAATAGGGTATGCTCTTGTTCCAATGATTGCTAGAGGGCTCATGCTTGGCCCAGATCAGCCTGTCATTCTGCACATGCTTGATATTGAACCTGCTGCTGAGGCCCTGAATGGAGTGAAAATGGAGCTGATTGATGCTGCCTTTCCTCTTCTCAGAG GAGTTGTTGCTACCACAGATGCCATTGAAGCTTGCAAAGATGTCAATATTGCAGTTATGGTTGGTGGATTCCCTCGGAAGGAAGGAATGGAAAGGAAGgatgtgatgaagaaaaatGTATCAATTTATAAGGCTCAAGCTTCAGCCTTGGAGCAACATGCTGCTCCAAATTGCAAG GTGCTGGTGGTTGCTAACCCAGCAAACACCAATGCACTTATTTTGAAGGAATTCGCTCCTTCAATCCCAGAGAAAAATGTTACCTGCCTTACTCGACTTGACCATAACAGAGCCCTTGGTCAAATCTCGGAGAAGCTGTTTGTCCATGTTGGTGATGTGAAAAATGCTATCATCTGGGGCAATCATTCTTCAACTCAATACCCGGATGTCAATCATGCAACTGTCTCCACCTGCAATGGAGAGAAACCAGTTAGAGAACTCATTGCTGATGATAATTG GATAAACACCGAGTTCATCACCACTGTGCAGCAGCGTGGGGCAGCCATCATCAAAGCTCGGAAACTATCAAGTGCATTATCTGCCGCAAGTTCTGCTTGTGATCACATACGCGATTGGGTTCTTGGAACTCCCAAG GGAGCATGGGTCTCTATGGGAGTGTACTCAGATGGTTCTTATGGGATCCAACCAGGCATCATCTACTCTTTTCCTGTTACCTGTGAGAAAGGGGAGTGGTCCATTGTGCAGG GGCTGAAGATCGATGAATTTTCAAGAGGAAAGATGGATGCCACAGCCAAAGAGCTCATGGAGGAGAAAGCATTGGCCTATTCATGCCTCAACTGA
- the LOC117931745 gene encoding malate dehydrogenase, cytoplasmic-like isoform X3 yields MHGAWVTTLSNWQIGYALVPMIARGLMLGPDQPVILHMLDIEPAAEALNGVKMELIDAAFPLLRGVVATTDAIEACKDVNIAVMVGGFPRKEGMERKDVMKKNVSIYKAQASALEQHAAPNCKVLVVANPANTNALILKEFAPSIPEKNVTCLTRLDHNRALGQISEKLFVHVGDVKNAIIWGNHSSTQYPDVNHATVSTCNGEKPVRELIADDNWINTEFITTVQQRGAAIIKARKLSSALSAASSACDHIRDWVLGTPKGAWVSMGVYSDGSYGIQPGIIYSFPVTCEKGEWSIVQGLKIDEFSRGKMDATAKELMEEKALAYSCLN; encoded by the exons ATGCATGGAGCATGGGTGACGACTCTTTCCAACT GGCAAATAGGGTATGCTCTTGTTCCAATGATTGCTAGAGGGCTCATGCTTGGCCCAGATCAGCCTGTCATTCTGCACATGCTTGATATTGAACCTGCTGCTGAGGCCCTGAATGGAGTGAAAATGGAGCTGATTGATGCTGCCTTTCCTCTTCTCAGAG GAGTTGTTGCTACCACAGATGCCATTGAAGCTTGCAAAGATGTCAATATTGCAGTTATGGTTGGTGGATTCCCTCGGAAGGAAGGAATGGAAAGGAAGgatgtgatgaagaaaaatGTATCAATTTATAAGGCTCAAGCTTCAGCCTTGGAGCAACATGCTGCTCCAAATTGCAAG GTGCTGGTGGTTGCTAACCCAGCAAACACCAATGCACTTATTTTGAAGGAATTCGCTCCTTCAATCCCAGAGAAAAATGTTACCTGCCTTACTCGACTTGACCATAACAGAGCCCTTGGTCAAATCTCGGAGAAGCTGTTTGTCCATGTTGGTGATGTGAAAAATGCTATCATCTGGGGCAATCATTCTTCAACTCAATACCCGGATGTCAATCATGCAACTGTCTCCACCTGCAATGGAGAGAAACCAGTTAGAGAACTCATTGCTGATGATAATTG GATAAACACCGAGTTCATCACCACTGTGCAGCAGCGTGGGGCAGCCATCATCAAAGCTCGGAAACTATCAAGTGCATTATCTGCCGCAAGTTCTGCTTGTGATCACATACGCGATTGGGTTCTTGGAACTCCCAAG GGAGCATGGGTCTCTATGGGAGTGTACTCAGATGGTTCTTATGGGATCCAACCAGGCATCATCTACTCTTTTCCTGTTACCTGTGAGAAAGGGGAGTGGTCCATTGTGCAGG GGCTGAAGATCGATGAATTTTCAAGAGGAAAGATGGATGCCACAGCCAAAGAGCTCATGGAGGAGAAAGCATTGGCCTATTCATGCCTCAACTGA
- the LOC117931745 gene encoding malate dehydrogenase, cytoplasmic-like isoform X1 has translation MEYDIVLQKSVVVLVCVYLLWRIIRYIWSFANVEKEPVIVLVTGAAGQIGYALVPMIARGLMLGPDQPVILHMLDIEPAAEALNGVKMELIDAAFPLLRGVVATTDAIEACKDVNIAVMVGGFPRKEGMERKDVMKKNVSIYKAQASALEQHAAPNCKVLVVANPANTNALILKEFAPSIPEKNVTCLTRLDHNRALGQISEKLFVHVGDVKNAIIWGNHSSTQYPDVNHATVSTCNGEKPVRELIADDNWINTEFITTVQQRGAAIIKARKLSSALSAASSACDHIRDWVLGTPKGAWVSMGVYSDGSYGIQPGIIYSFPVTCEKGEWSIVQGLKIDEFSRGKMDATAKELMEEKALAYSCLN, from the exons ATGGAATATGATATAGTGCTTCAGAAAAGTGTTGTGGTGCTGGTTTGTGTTTATTTGCTTTGGAGGATCATCAGATATATATGGAGCTTCGCTAATGTAGAAAAGGAGCCCGTTATTGTTCTTGTTACTGGTGCTGCAG GGCAAATAGGGTATGCTCTTGTTCCAATGATTGCTAGAGGGCTCATGCTTGGCCCAGATCAGCCTGTCATTCTGCACATGCTTGATATTGAACCTGCTGCTGAGGCCCTGAATGGAGTGAAAATGGAGCTGATTGATGCTGCCTTTCCTCTTCTCAGAG GAGTTGTTGCTACCACAGATGCCATTGAAGCTTGCAAAGATGTCAATATTGCAGTTATGGTTGGTGGATTCCCTCGGAAGGAAGGAATGGAAAGGAAGgatgtgatgaagaaaaatGTATCAATTTATAAGGCTCAAGCTTCAGCCTTGGAGCAACATGCTGCTCCAAATTGCAAG GTGCTGGTGGTTGCTAACCCAGCAAACACCAATGCACTTATTTTGAAGGAATTCGCTCCTTCAATCCCAGAGAAAAATGTTACCTGCCTTACTCGACTTGACCATAACAGAGCCCTTGGTCAAATCTCGGAGAAGCTGTTTGTCCATGTTGGTGATGTGAAAAATGCTATCATCTGGGGCAATCATTCTTCAACTCAATACCCGGATGTCAATCATGCAACTGTCTCCACCTGCAATGGAGAGAAACCAGTTAGAGAACTCATTGCTGATGATAATTG GATAAACACCGAGTTCATCACCACTGTGCAGCAGCGTGGGGCAGCCATCATCAAAGCTCGGAAACTATCAAGTGCATTATCTGCCGCAAGTTCTGCTTGTGATCACATACGCGATTGGGTTCTTGGAACTCCCAAG GGAGCATGGGTCTCTATGGGAGTGTACTCAGATGGTTCTTATGGGATCCAACCAGGCATCATCTACTCTTTTCCTGTTACCTGTGAGAAAGGGGAGTGGTCCATTGTGCAGG GGCTGAAGATCGATGAATTTTCAAGAGGAAAGATGGATGCCACAGCCAAAGAGCTCATGGAGGAGAAAGCATTGGCCTATTCATGCCTCAACTGA
- the LOC117932511 gene encoding uncharacterized protein LOC117932511 isoform X2 translates to MKKPFSEVALQTRESLERPYFPLPLDPRRLKNTTTSSLFHCKLHFSPYLAGADHLRAVEIEMGITQDLLKAVDQYLLECFEKAQLHGQTTGSTQLHGHTT, encoded by the exons Atgaagaagcccttttctgaagttgccctccagacgagagaatccctagaaaggccctattttcctctgccactcgatcctcgcag acTGAAGAACACAACAACCTCTTCCCTATTCCACTGCAAGCTCCACTTCTCCCCGTATCTCGCCGGCGCCGATCATCTCAG AGCAGTAGAAATTGAAATGGGTATTACACAAGATCTCCTCAAGGCTGTTGATCAGTATCTCTTGGAGTGTTTTGAGAAAGCACAACTTCATGGACAGACAACAGGATCTACACAGCTTCATGGACACACAACG TGA
- the LOC117932513 gene encoding uncharacterized protein LOC117932513 codes for MKLLFLLSGMSKREKNKSQYNQSTWTIEWRFHSTDIVLLNRRVNENSTLSSVIENHLKPGPWNHKLRPFCAEQLDCLKFFIRKYLKESNCAEPSFIVGLH; via the exons ATGAAACTCCTATTTCTCCTCAGTGGAATGTCGAAGAGGGAGAAAAATAAATCTCAATACAACCAAAG TACTTGGACGATTGAATGGCGGTTTCATTCAACAGACATTGTTTTACTCAACCGTAG AGTAAATGAAAACTCAACCCTCTCATCTGTAATTGAGAACCATTTAAAGCCTGGGCCATGGAATCATAAGCTCAGGCCGTTCTGTGCAGAGCAGTTGGACTGTCTCAAATTTTTCATTCGTAAATATCTGAAG GAATCCAACTGTGCTGAACCCAGCTTTATTGTTGGATTGCATTGA
- the LOC117932511 gene encoding uncharacterized protein LOC117932511 isoform X1: MKKPFSEVALQTRESLERPYFPLPLDPRRLKNTTTSSLFHCKLHFSPYLAGADHLRAVEIEMGITQDLLKAVDQYLLECFEKAQLHGQTTGSTQLHGHTTVCSYY, from the exons Atgaagaagcccttttctgaagttgccctccagacgagagaatccctagaaaggccctattttcctctgccactcgatcctcgcag acTGAAGAACACAACAACCTCTTCCCTATTCCACTGCAAGCTCCACTTCTCCCCGTATCTCGCCGGCGCCGATCATCTCAG AGCAGTAGAAATTGAAATGGGTATTACACAAGATCTCCTCAAGGCTGTTGATCAGTATCTCTTGGAGTGTTTTGAGAAAGCACAACTTCATGGACAGACAACAGGATCTACACAGCTTCATGGACACACAACGGTATGCTCTTATTATTGA
- the LOC117931922 gene encoding probable aquaporin TIP2-2: MHCIKVSSLLRLGSELLNLTEELFSPTSLRSYFAEFISTFIFVFLGVGSAISAAKLMTSDATSAETGVLAVAVAHAFALVVAMYLAGDISDGHVNPAVTYGLVVGGHVSGLTGICYCMAQLSGSVTACVALILVTAGQAIPTTRPDPKISGLADVAIEALATFAIVYAVFVARDLRNGPRGIMGPIAVGFIYGANILVTAPLTGGSMNPARSFGPAFVTGDMKKQWVYWVGPLVGGGIAGLVYESLMTTSNGQPPSSITSVG; this comes from the exons ATGCATTGTATCAAGGTCTCTTCTTTACTAAGATTAGGCTCTGAATTACTTAATCTCACCGAGGAATTATTCAGCCCTACATCTCTCCGATCATATTTTGCCGAGTTTATCTCTACATTCATCTTCGTTTTCCTCGGAGTCGGCTCTGCAATTTCAGCCG CGAAGCTGATGACATCAGATGCCACCTCAGCTGAAACCGGTGTTCTGGCTGTTGCCGTGGCACACGCTTTTGCATTGGTTGTTGCTATGTATTTGGCCGGAGATATATCTGATGGCCATGTCAATCCAGCTGTCACATATGGATTGGTTGTTGGAGGCCATGTCAGCGGGTTGACTGGCATATGTTATTGCATGGCTCAATTATCGGGGTCCGTTACTGCATGCGTGGCGTTAATATTGGTCACGGCGGGCCAG GCTATTCCTACTACAAGGCCGGATCCCAAAATATCGGGTTTAGCTGACGTGGCGATCGAGGCCTTGGCCACGTTTGCAATCGTGTATGCGGTGTTTGTAGCACGAGACCTAAGGAACGGGCCACGTGGAATCATGGGACCAATAGCGGTCGGGTTTATATACGGGGCGAATATATTGGTGACAGCACCGTTAACGGGCGGGTCAATGAATCCGGCCCGATCATTTGGACCGGCATTTGTAACGGGTGATATGAAGAAGCAGTGGGTTTACTGGGTCGGACCCCTGGTTGGAGGGGGCATTGCAGGTTTGGTGTATGAGAGCTTGATGACAACATCAAATGGCCAGCCTCCTTCTTCTATTACTAGTGTGGGCTAG